In Glycine max cultivar Williams 82 chromosome 15, Glycine_max_v4.0, whole genome shotgun sequence, the DNA window TCCATTCATCTACTTTCATTCCTATCATGGCAGCAGAAATGGTTGCTGGTGCTCTTGTTTCTACTTTCGTTCAGATGACAATTGACAGTTTGGCTTCTCGTTTTGGGGACTACTTTCGTGGAAGAAAACACCATAAGAAGCTGCTGAGCAACTTGAAGGTGAAGCTGCTAGCCATCGATGTTGTTGCTGATGATGCAGAACTTAAGCAGTTCAGAGATGCACGGGTCAGAGATTGGCTTTTTAAGGCCAAAGATGTAGTGTTTGAAGCAGAGGATCTCTTGGAAGAAATAGATTATGAACTCTCCAAATGCCAAGTAGAAGCTGAATCCCAGCCCATTTTTAACAAGGTGAGCAATTTCTTCAAACCTTCTTCTTTGAGCTCTTTTGAAAAGGAAATTGAATCAAGGATGGAACAAATCCTTGATGACCTGGATGATCTTGAAAGCCAAAGTGGCTATCTAGGTTTGACAAGGACTAGTGGTGTTGGGGTTGGATCAGGATCGGGTAGTAAAGTGTTAGAGAAATTGCCATCAGCATCTTCGGTGGTAGAAAGTGATATTTATGGCagagatgatgacaaaaaattGATCTTCGACTGGATCAGTTCTGACACTGATGAAAAGCTATCAATACTTTCTATCGTGGGCATGGGCGGGTTGGGTAAGACCACGCTTGCCCAACTTGTATACAATGACCCAAGAATAGTGAGTAAGTTTGATGTCAAAGCTTGGATCTGTGTTTCAGAAGAATTTGATGTTTTCAACGTATCAAGAGCAATTCTTGACACGATTACTGATTCGACTGATCATAGTAGAGAGCTAGAAATAGTTCAGAGAagactaaaagaaaaattggcAGATAAAAAATTTCTCCTCGTTTTGGATGACGTTTGGAACGAAAGCAGGCCTAAATGGGAAGCTGTGCAGAatgctcttgtttgtggagctCAGGGAAGTAAGATCCTTGTCACAACACGCAGTGAGGAAGTTGCTTCTACCATGCGGTCAAAAGAACACAGGCTGGGGCAATTACAAGAAGATTATTGCTGGCAATTGTTTGCAAAACATGCATTCAGAGATGATAATCTTCCACGAGATCCAGGATGCCCAGAGATTGGTATGAAGattgttaaaaaatgtaaaggacTTCCTCTGGCCTTGAAGTCAATGGGAAGTCTATTACACAACAAACCATTTTCCGGGGAATGGGAAAGCTTGTTGCAAAGCGAAATATGGGAATTAAAGGACAGTGATATTGTTCCTGCTTTAGCATTGAGCTATCACCACCTTCCTCCCCATCTCAAGACATGCTTTGCTTACTGTGCTTTATTCCCCAAGGATTATGTGTTTGACAAGGAGTGTTTAATTCAGTTGTGGATGGCTGAAAATTTCCTAAACTGCCATCAATGCAGTAAGAGTCCAGAAGAAGTTGGCCAGCTGTACTTCAATGATCTACTATCAAGGTCCTTCTTTCAACAATCAAGCAAATATAAAGAAGGATTTGTCATGCATGACCTTCTAAATGATTTGGCAAAATATGTTTGTGGGGACATCTATTTCAGGTTGGGAGTTGATCAAGCAAAAAGTACACAGAAAACAACCCGTCATTTTTCAGGTTCAATCATTACCAAACCATATTTTGATCAGTTTGTAACTTCATGTAATGCTAAAAAGTTGCGTACATTTATGGCAACAAGGTGGAGAATGAATGAATATCACTATAGTTGGAATTGCAATATGTGCATACATGAATTGTTCTCCAAGTTTAAGTTCTTACGTGTCTTATCCCTGTCTCATTGCTCTGACATTTATGAGGTGCCTGACTCTGTTTGCAATCTTAAACATCTTCGTTCATTAGACCTTTCCCATACTTGCATATTTAAACTACCTGACTCAACATGTTCACTCTCCAACTTGCAAATACTGAAGCTGAATGGTTGTAGATATTTGAAGGAGCTGCCCTCGAATTTGCATGAACTCACCAATTTGCATCGCCTTGAATTTGTAAATACTGAAATTATAAAGGTGCCACCGCATCTGGGAAAGTTGAAGAATCTTCAAGTATCCATGAGTTCGTTTGATGTTGGTGAAAGTAGCAAGTTCACTATTAAACAATTAGGAGAACTCAACCTTCGTGGAAGCCTATCATTTTGGAATCTGCAGAATATTAAGAATCCCTCAGATGCATTAGCTGcagatttgaaaaataaaacacaccTTGTGGAACTAAAGTTTGTATGGAATCCGCACAGGGATGATTctgccaaagaaagggatgtaATTGTAATTGAGAATCTACAACCTTCCAAACACCTAGAGAAGTTGTCAATCATCAACTATGGTGGTAAACAATTCCCAAATTGGTTATCCGATAATTCTTTATCAAATGTGGTGTCCTTGGAGTTGGACAACTGTCAATCTTGCCAACATTTGCCTTCCCTTGGACTTTTTCCATTTCTTAAGAACCTTGAGATTTCAAGTCTCGATGGGATAGTGAGCATTGGTGCGGATTTTCACGGGAATAACACTTCTTCATTTCCATCGTTGGAAACATTGAAGTTCTCCTCCATGAAAACATGGGAAAAATGGGAATGTGAAGCTGTGATAGGTGCTTTTCCATGTCTCCAATATCTTTCTATAAAGAAATGTCCAAAGCTGAAAGGTGACCTCCCAGAGCAACTTCTTCCTTTAAAGAAGCTAGAAATTAGTGACTGCAAACAACTTGAGGCTTCAGCTCCCAGGGCTATAGAACTAAACCTACAAGACTTTGGAAAGCTGCAACTTGACTGGGCTTCTTTGAAAAAGCTCAGCATGGGCGGACACAGCATGGAAGCATTGTTGCTGGAAAAGTCTGATACTTTGAAAGAACTGGAAATTTATTGTTGCCCGAAACATAAAATGTTATGCAATTGTGAAATGAGTGATGATGGCTATGACTCTCTAAAGACTCTTCCGGTAGATTTCTTTCCAGCACTCAGGACTCTTCATCTCAGAGGCTTGTATAATCATCTTGAAGTTCTGGCATTCCGTAATTGCCCTCAGTTAGAATCATTGCCTGGAAACATGCATATACTGCTTCCATCTCTGAAGAATCTACTAATAGATAGTTGTCCAAGAGTTGAGTCATTCCCTGAAGGAGGTTTGCCATCAAATCTAAAAGTGATGTATCTCTATAAAGGCTCCTCCCGACTCATGGCCTCACTGAAAGGGGCTTGGGGAGACAATCCCTCTCTGGAAACCTTGCGGATAGGAAAGCTGGATGCGGAATCTTTTCCTGATGAAGGTTTGCTGCCACTCTCTCTTACTTATCTATGGATCTGTGATTTTCCAAATCTAAAAAAACTGGACTACAAGGGGCTCTGTCAGCTCTCCTCTCTCAAGGGATTGATTCTTCTAAACTGCCCCAACCTCCAACAGCTACCAGAAGAGGGTCTTCCCAAATCCATTTCACATCTTTTTATTGATCACTGCCCCAACCTCAAGCAGCGTTGCCAGGACCCAGGAGGCGAAGACTGGCCAAAGATTGCTCACATTTCAACCGTGGATATTAGGTAGTACATGGTAGTGATGCTGATTTTTAAGAATTATCatgaaactttttcttttttagttgatCTGAATTATCATGAACCTTCTACACGATTTGTGCTTCAAGGAAATTActaaataattgttttcttaCACTCACATAGTTATATATGCAGTGTGTCAGAcgaattaagttttttttatatacggaataaaatatttcacatttaaatttatttataatttcttacaaGAGTTTATTATGTTATTGATAACAAATTTTCGTATATTGTTTAATAATGTGAAGAGTTTACTTCTAAAGAGATAATTGTGTCTTATATCATAAAGGTCTATTATAGTTAAAAGTGATGttatcttttaagttttatttgagtaatatgaaatttatttgttacaacATGGAAGTCTATTGtcaagaaatattatttttcaccaATAACGTCATTTATCTTAATAGTTAAATCCAAAAACTTTTATGAGTGTTTACTTGTAAATAGTTTCaatctttattaattttgaaatattcaccaatgagttcatctaaaattttggatcaataaaatgactatatttaaatatatttatcttataattacttttataactactatatttatagttaaaaatattacgTTTTCGGCTTgtgaattttaactaataatttctttaagatattttttctttcatccatGGATATAATGAAATATTGTATTGACTTTCATAtatctttgattataaataatgttGACTGAAATCCATAAACGCTAATATGATTACCTATGTAATACATGAATACAAATATGGAttaacatgataaaaataaaatatataatagtttaaaaatataatttttatatcatcaaattaagATAATGTTTTGAtacaaaaaagtttaaatatccCAATGGATTTTTCTTAGTACATGGTTACCCAGCGATAGACATATACAAATATGGATAGACATAACATAAAtagattatataataatttaaaaaatatgcatttttatactttcaatttgaaaagaaaacgaaaggtgctttaatataaaaagaagcataaattaaaatatgataaatatctAAGACTCATGCAATAAAAAACCCAAATGATTTTGTACCCATACTTGTGTcatagataaatataaatatgaattagggtaacataaatataatatataatagcttataaaatataatttttaaaatttcaaataaaaaaaaagaatgctgctttgatataaaaaaaaaaaatagacatcaTTCATATAAAAGTTGTATAAAAAGAAACATAGACACCATAGTTCGAATTTagtctttgaaaaaatttgtcCTTTTTGTTCCTATAAACTTTAATGTGTTACTTTTTGGCTTGGGATTAAGTTTGGATAAATTTGAATCTGTGTGAACCTATGTGAcatctttaatttaaattttaaaatgtatttcatGGGGGTTAAAAATTACCATAAATTCCAAAAAATACAAGAATCAAACCACAATAAAACCCCCCCAAatccaggaaaaaaataaaaatagaaaacaataattaaatccCTTTTCCCTAATAACATTGTATCATCACCGTTAAACACCATAACAAACCCAAACCCAAATCCAAAAATTGGAGATCGTTAAAGATTTTCAATTGGTTggaaatttttaagaaaaacttaaaataaaaaattgggaTGGATTGGATCTTAAGTTTGAACAATGAAGAATAAATCTTAGTATGAATCTTCACCACACTTGGGAGAGCCACCTTCGACATTTAATTAGCTATAAGGATCGAACTAGTTTCGAacttgtgacaccctctacccctcacatatatattaacaaaggaataaaaattcaaatattaattaaaattatttttaaaacatttttaaaaacaagcctttcaaaggagtaaaaggctcacattcacttctacatcatattcaaacttgttcaaataaataataaagtcatctcgactcaaacaagaccgtctaagacttcatacaattaatataaaactatataccctaatgtcacatcctatcagagcgtcgTGTCCTGACGTCGTTCATCACAAGGTTCcgtaaagcaattcacctagtcatctgctcccccgaacacaaagttcaagatcatcacaggatccaaacacaaacaacacacagggagtgagttatcacatcccTAACTTATAGAGAAACAATataactagatatacatatcatataaatgagggacaacttacttaaacataactcacgtaatttgatcaagacataataacacatcaatttcataatgaaCAATTAGCAGACGTTATGCAACAGTTATgttaagactcaagcctatatacaatgtggtaccatgtcagtgaaaaaccaccatagggcacttaggagtacatagCAAGagacaccacacaatgggtatgtcaggtcactttcactaagtaaaatcataaggagaccagtcagggtcacgctgttttgcgagaatactccaaccatgtgggatcggcatagacttaaaggagcactcaaaccgggtgacccccaaggcttACACCCCGAAAATTCTGTCAGGGCCTCTCACtcctgatttaggtccaacccctaaaaatcattttttgcaAGCGGacattgctcatgaattatacaatactcacgacctcacactcatattttaaacacgtttaacaaaattgtgctacaatttaacactggttcatGAATAGGAaatctacattttctctttaacactagtTCCTAAATAGAAAACCTACATTTTATCTTTAACACTgcacataaacatttttctcaatatcaacattggtcgggttattgtataattcatggctcacaatataattaatgtcatatcaagtgtcaaacacacacacttattcacaatcaaatatcatgcccacagtttaacatctcataacgtcacatcaaccatctcatgtTTACACGTGTCTTGCAAattgacacattcaactttgtactactcaatcttcacaataatattataatatcattataataacttattacaccTTGTAGCTCATATACACAtcatacaataataatatttgcgtGACaccaaacatatatatgtatatgagcATAGTAATTAaaactacattatttttaatcaaagaatttctataacaattaatttaagattacatcaaagaaattaattctaggcattaaccttacaagtgtgtttaatttattattttagcattacaatatatatatacacataacatgttgatcatcatcTTGGGAAGATATAGAATAAGgtaataattcatataaaataagccattaaaaataatactatttagAGTATAGTTCACGTTGATAAAAAGAACTCATTTTTCTAGGATttacactcaacacaagaacgcattaatttcacatcaattggtttgtcaaacatataaaattcacagttataattataaagatagaatcaaaatttgtagaaacaccccaaaactcattccaattaatactctaaggatccctacacatgttttcATTAATTCTCAATTGTgcataactcatcccttacctctaagcgggctcacgtgtcttctgacatcgatagcggcatctctagcagttccttgagattcctccagtttttcctTCGACTGCTCTAATAGAGTTCCCAAACATCAGAGAGACAGAGAAGGAATTGAAGTCTCtacttgtactgtcttcgtgcgattcctttctctctctccataaatattatctcacaaatcccaacggtgatgGCATGTGGAATTTAATCACAAACCActtatcaaaatttcatgaaaatcaaatggttaacgaaaccgagatcatagttttactgagaccatTTTGGGTTTTTgcaagaaaagagaaagctacggtacgaagggtatttctcttagctctgACATGTTTTTGCAATTCCCAAcagtgagaatgctcggaattgggttgtgaacatgatactcaaatttaacgatgatccaacggggtatgagtctgagatcgtcatttttatGAGGCAGGTTTGGTGGGTtacagaaaaaagaaagggttcTGGGGAGGAGGAGAGGGAAAACGAAATTGAAGTGATAAGCAGTCGTAAAAGTTACTGTCTAACCTAACATAtcactatttatacctagggtactcacaacccattattttatttatttttattattttataaaaacaaactctattttattctctatcaaatgaataaataaaataccctttttaactttttatcaaactattattttaatacacttatttctcttta includes these proteins:
- the LOC100782324 gene encoding putative disease resistance protein At3g14460 — encoded protein: MAAEMVAGALVSTFVQMTIDSLASRFGDYFRGRKHHKKLLSNLKVKLLAIDVVADDAELKQFRDARVRDWLFKAKDVVFEAEDLLEEIDYELSKCQVEAESQPIFNKVSNFFKPSSLSSFEKEIESRMEQILDDLDDLESQSGYLGLTRTSGVGVGSGSGSKVLEKLPSASSVVESDIYGRDDDKKLIFDWISSDTDEKLSILSIVGMGGLGKTTLAQLVYNDPRIVSKFDVKAWICVSEEFDVFNVSRAILDTITDSTDHSRELEIVQRRLKEKLADKKFLLVLDDVWNESRPKWEAVQNALVCGAQGSKILVTTRSEEVASTMRSKEHRLGQLQEDYCWQLFAKHAFRDDNLPRDPGCPEIGMKIVKKCKGLPLALKSMGSLLHNKPFSGEWESLLQSEIWELKDSDIVPALALSYHHLPPHLKTCFAYCALFPKDYVFDKECLIQLWMAENFLNCHQCSKSPEEVGQLYFNDLLSRSFFQQSSKYKEGFVMHDLLNDLAKYVCGDIYFRLGVDQAKSTQKTTRHFSGSIITKPYFDQFVTSCNAKKLRTFMATRWRMNEYHYSWNCNMCIHELFSKFKFLRVLSLSHCSDIYEVPDSVCNLKHLRSLDLSHTCIFKLPDSTCSLSNLQILKLNGCRYLKELPSNLHELTNLHRLEFVNTEIIKVPPHLGKLKNLQVSMSSFDVGESSKFTIKQLGELNLRGSLSFWNLQNIKNPSDALAADLKNKTHLVELKFVWNPHRDDSAKERDVIVIENLQPSKHLEKLSIINYGGKQFPNWLSDNSLSNVVSLELDNCQSCQHLPSLGLFPFLKNLEISSLDGIVSIGADFHGNNTSSFPSLETLKFSSMKTWEKWECEAVIGAFPCLQYLSIKKCPKLKGDLPEQLLPLKKLEISDCKQLEASAPRAIELNLQDFGKLQLDWASLKKLSMGGHSMEALLLEKSDTLKELEIYCCPKHKMLCNCEMSDDGYDSLKTLPVDFFPALRTLHLRGLYNHLEVLAFRNCPQLESLPGNMHILLPSLKNLLIDSCPRVESFPEGGLPSNLKVMYLYKGSSRLMASLKGAWGDNPSLETLRIGKLDAESFPDEGLLPLSLTYLWICDFPNLKKLDYKGLCQLSSLKGLILLNCPNLQQLPEEGLPKSISHLFIDHCPNLKQRCQDPGGEDWPKIAHISTVDIR